Proteins encoded together in one Gemmatimonadota bacterium DH-78 window:
- a CDS encoding helix-turn-helix transcriptional regulator yields the protein MGVLGEFEQLILWAVLRLGADAYGVRIAQEIEARTGRDVSPGAIYTALGRLEDRGLVVSSTESGGAGRAGRPRKFYRLEPDAARSLEESWNHISAMAEGQVERLRRVGEG from the coding sequence ATGGGCGTTCTCGGCGAGTTCGAGCAGCTGATCCTCTGGGCGGTGCTGCGCCTCGGTGCCGACGCGTACGGGGTGCGCATCGCGCAGGAGATCGAGGCCCGCACGGGCCGAGACGTATCGCCCGGGGCGATCTACACCGCGCTCGGTCGCCTCGAAGACCGGGGGCTCGTGGTGTCGTCGACGGAGTCGGGGGGAGCCGGTCGGGCCGGCCGGCCGCGCAAGTTCTACAGGCTCGAACCGGATGCAGCGCGGTCACTCGAAGAGTCGTGGAACCACATCTCCGCCATGGCGGAGGGGCAGGTGGAGCGGCTGCGGAGGGTGGGGGAGGGATGA